A single window of Nicotiana sylvestris chromosome 5, ASM39365v2, whole genome shotgun sequence DNA harbors:
- the LOC104220193 gene encoding cytochrome b-c1 complex subunit 7-2, mitochondrial-like isoform X1, which yields MAAPSWILSLLNPRKNVLASMHMKCVSTRLRKYGLRFDDLFDPMEDMDIKEALRRLPREVVDARHQRLLRAMDLSMKHQYLPDDLQAKQTPFRSYLHDMISLIKKEKAEREALGAMPLYQRTIP from the exons ATGGCGGCGCCGTCATGGATCCTATCGCTATTGAATCCTCGGAAGAACGTGCTGGCCTCTATGCACATGAAATGCGTCTCCACTCGCCTTCGCAAATACG GATTGAgatttgatgatttgttcgatccaATGGAGGATATGGACATAAAGGAGGCTCTAAGACGCCTCCCTCGTGAAGTTGTGGACGCTCGACACCAGCGTCTTCTCCGTGCTATGGATCTCTCCATGAAGCATCAATACCTCCCCGACGATCTTCAG GCAAAGCAGACCCCATTTAGGAGTTATTTACATGACATGATATCTCTG ATAAAGAAGGAGAAGGCAGAACGTGAAGCTTTGGGAGCGATGCCTCTTTATCAACGCACTATTCCCTGA
- the LOC104220193 gene encoding cytochrome b-c1 complex subunit 7-2, mitochondrial-like isoform X2 — protein MAAPSWILSLLNPRKNVLASMHMKCVSTRLRKYGLRFDDLFDPMEDMDIKEALRRLPREVVDARHQRLLRAMDLSMKHQYLPDDLQIKKEKAEREALGAMPLYQRTIP, from the exons ATGGCGGCGCCGTCATGGATCCTATCGCTATTGAATCCTCGGAAGAACGTGCTGGCCTCTATGCACATGAAATGCGTCTCCACTCGCCTTCGCAAATACG GATTGAgatttgatgatttgttcgatccaATGGAGGATATGGACATAAAGGAGGCTCTAAGACGCCTCCCTCGTGAAGTTGTGGACGCTCGACACCAGCGTCTTCTCCGTGCTATGGATCTCTCCATGAAGCATCAATACCTCCCCGACGATCTTCAG ATAAAGAAGGAGAAGGCAGAACGTGAAGCTTTGGGAGCGATGCCTCTTTATCAACGCACTATTCCCTGA